From a single Serratia surfactantfaciens genomic region:
- a CDS encoding 1-acylglycerol-3-phosphate O-acyltransferase, whose translation MLLILRAVLATLFCILVCIFGSVYCLFSPRNPRHVATFGHLFGRLSTLFGIKVETRVPADAANNGNCIYIANHQNNYDMVTASNIVQPRTVTVGKKNLVWIPFFGPLYWLTGNLLIDRDNRAKAHGTIAQVAEQFKKKDISIWMFPEGTRSRGRGLMPFKTGAFHAAIAAGVPIVPICVSTTSGNINLNRWNNGHVIVEMLAPVDTSKYGKENVRELAAHCRELMEAKIAELDAEVAQRNAAKK comes from the coding sequence ATGTTATTGATTTTGCGTGCCGTTCTCGCCACTCTTTTCTGTATTCTGGTGTGTATTTTCGGTTCTGTTTATTGCTTGTTCAGCCCGCGCAACCCTCGCCATGTGGCGACCTTCGGCCATCTTTTCGGCCGTCTGTCGACGCTGTTCGGCATCAAGGTTGAAACCCGCGTGCCGGCCGATGCGGCCAACAACGGCAACTGCATCTATATCGCCAACCACCAAAATAACTACGACATGGTGACGGCCTCCAATATCGTGCAGCCGCGCACCGTGACCGTCGGTAAAAAAAATCTGGTGTGGATCCCGTTTTTCGGCCCGCTGTATTGGCTGACCGGTAATCTGCTGATAGATCGTGATAATCGCGCCAAGGCGCACGGCACCATCGCCCAGGTGGCGGAGCAGTTCAAGAAGAAAGACATTTCGATCTGGATGTTCCCGGAAGGGACCCGCAGCCGCGGGCGCGGGCTGATGCCGTTTAAAACCGGCGCGTTCCACGCGGCCATCGCCGCCGGCGTGCCGATTGTGCCGATCTGCGTATCCACCACCAGCGGTAATATAAATCTTAACCGTTGGAATAACGGTCATGTGATCGTCGAGATGTTGGCGCCGGTGGATACCAGCAAGTACGGCAAAGAAAACGTGCGCGAGCTGGCGGCCCATTGCCGCGAGCTGATGGAGGCGAAGATCGCCGAATTGGACGCCGAAGTCGCCCAGCGCAACGCCGCAAAAAAATAA
- the parC gene encoding DNA topoisomerase IV subunit A has protein sequence MSDLTHDGVERLPLHTFTENAYLNYSMYVIMDRALPYIGDGLKPVQRRIIYAMSELGLNNSAKFKKSARTVGDVLGKYHPHGDSACYEAMVLMAQPFSYRYPLVDGQGNWGAPDDPKSFAAMRYTESRLSKYAEVLLAELGQGTVDWIPNFDGTLQEPKMLPARLPNILLNGTTGIAVGMATDIPPHNVREVAAAAVALLDKPGASLDDLLEFVQGPDFPTEAEIITPRDEIRKIYQSGRGSVRMRAVWKKEDGSAVITALPHQVSGAKVLEQIASQMRAKKLPMVEDLRDESDHENPTRLVIVPRSNRIDLEQVMNHLFATTDLERSYRINMNMIGLDNRPQVKGLVEILTEWLAYRRDTVRRRLNYRLEKVLKRLHILEGLLVAFLNIDEVIHIIRSEDEPKPVLMQRFGISDTQAEAILELKLRHLAKLEEVKIRGEQDELAKERDQLQALLASERKLNTLIKKEIQADAQTYGDDRRSPLTERAEAKAMSEHDFVPSEPVTIVLSEMGWVRSAKGHDIDPSGLSYKAGDSFRGAARGKSNQPVVFIDSTGRSYALDPMTLPSARGQGEPLTGKLTPPPGATIEQVLMAADDQKLLMASDAGYGFVCTFNDLVARNRAGKVMITLPDNARALPPMEIHGADDMLLSITAAGRMLMFPVADLPQLSKGKGNKIVSIPAAQAAAGEDKLAWLFVLPPQASVTLHVGKRKLTLRPEDLQKFRAERGRKGTQLPRGLQRIDRVEVDAPVRAAGGDSEE, from the coding sequence ATGAGTGATCTGACTCATGACGGTGTAGAGCGTTTACCGCTGCACACATTCACTGAAAACGCCTATCTGAACTATTCCATGTACGTCATCATGGATCGGGCGTTGCCGTACATTGGCGACGGTTTGAAGCCGGTACAACGCCGCATCATCTACGCCATGTCTGAGCTGGGGCTGAACAACAGCGCCAAATTCAAAAAATCCGCCCGTACCGTGGGCGACGTGTTGGGTAAATACCACCCGCACGGCGACAGCGCGTGTTATGAAGCCATGGTGCTGATGGCGCAGCCGTTCTCGTACCGCTATCCGCTGGTGGACGGCCAGGGGAACTGGGGTGCGCCGGACGATCCCAAGTCGTTCGCGGCGATGCGTTATACCGAATCGCGCCTGTCCAAATACGCCGAAGTGTTGCTGGCCGAACTGGGTCAGGGCACGGTCGACTGGATCCCGAACTTCGACGGTACGCTGCAAGAGCCGAAGATGCTGCCGGCGCGTCTGCCGAACATCCTGCTGAACGGCACCACCGGCATCGCGGTCGGCATGGCGACCGATATTCCGCCGCATAACGTGCGCGAAGTCGCCGCCGCTGCGGTGGCGCTGCTCGACAAGCCGGGCGCTTCACTCGACGATCTGCTCGAATTCGTGCAGGGGCCGGACTTCCCGACCGAAGCCGAGATCATCACCCCGCGCGATGAAATTCGTAAGATCTACCAGAGCGGCCGCGGTTCGGTGCGCATGCGCGCCGTGTGGAAGAAAGAAGACGGCAGCGCGGTGATCACCGCCTTGCCGCACCAGGTGTCCGGTGCCAAGGTGCTGGAGCAGATCGCCAGTCAGATGCGCGCTAAAAAGTTGCCGATGGTTGAAGATCTGCGCGATGAGTCCGACCACGAAAACCCGACGCGTCTGGTGATCGTGCCGCGCTCCAACCGCATCGATCTGGAGCAGGTGATGAATCACCTGTTCGCCACTACCGATCTGGAACGCAGCTACCGCATCAACATGAACATGATCGGTCTGGACAACCGCCCGCAGGTGAAAGGGCTGGTGGAGATCCTCACCGAATGGCTGGCCTACCGTCGCGATACGGTGCGCCGCCGCCTGAACTACCGCCTCGAGAAGGTGCTGAAGCGCCTGCATATCCTCGAAGGTTTGCTGGTGGCGTTCCTCAACATCGACGAGGTGATCCACATCATCCGCAGCGAGGATGAACCGAAGCCAGTGCTGATGCAGCGTTTCGGCATCTCCGACACCCAGGCGGAAGCGATCCTCGAGCTGAAACTGCGTCACCTGGCCAAGCTGGAAGAGGTCAAGATCCGCGGCGAACAGGATGAGCTGGCGAAAGAGCGCGATCAGCTGCAGGCGCTGCTGGCGTCCGAGCGCAAGCTGAACACGCTGATTAAGAAAGAGATCCAGGCCGACGCGCAGACCTACGGCGACGATCGCCGTTCGCCGCTGACCGAGCGTGCGGAAGCCAAGGCAATGAGCGAGCACGACTTCGTGCCGTCCGAGCCGGTAACCATCGTGCTGTCGGAAATGGGCTGGGTGCGCAGCGCCAAGGGTCACGATATCGATCCGAGCGGTTTGAGCTACAAGGCCGGCGACAGCTTCCGTGGCGCGGCGCGCGGCAAGAGCAACCAGCCGGTGGTGTTCATCGACTCTACCGGGCGCAGCTATGCGCTCGATCCGATGACGCTGCCTTCGGCGCGCGGGCAGGGCGAGCCGTTGACCGGCAAGCTGACGCCGCCGCCGGGCGCCACCATTGAACAGGTGCTAATGGCGGCCGACGATCAGAAACTGTTGATGGCCTCCGACGCCGGTTACGGCTTCGTTTGCACCTTCAACGATCTGGTGGCGCGCAACCGCGCCGGCAAGGTGATGATCACGCTGCCGGACAACGCCAGAGCGCTGCCGCCGATGGAGATCCACGGCGCAGACGACATGCTGCTGTCGATCACCGCCGCCGGGCGCATGCTGATGTTCCCGGTCGCCGATCTGCCGCAGCTGTCGAAGGGCAAGGGCAACAAGATCGTCTCCATTCCGGCGGCGCAGGCCGCGGCCGGCGAAGACAAACTGGCCTGGCTGTTCGTCCTGCCGCCGCAGGCCTCCGTCACGCTGCACGTCGGCAAACGCAAGCTGACGCTGCGTCCTGAAGATCTGCAGAAATTCCGTGCGGAACGCGGCCGCAAAGGCACCCAGCTGCCGCGCGGCCTGCAGCGCATCGATCGCGTCGAAGTGGATGCGCCGGTGCGGGCTGCGGGCGGCGACAGCGAAGAGTAA
- a CDS encoding NAD(P)H-dependent oxidoreductase — translation MSNILIINAKKQFGHSNGELNQTLSDVAESFLRDLQHDVQVTVVDDGYDIEAEVQKYLWADAVIYQMPGWWMGEPWILKKYIDEVFTAGHGSLYASDGRTRTDAGKKYGSGGLIQGKKYLLSLTWNAPLEAFTDPDQFFHGVGVDGVYLHFHKANQFLGMEALPTFICNDVIKQPDIETDIARYREHLAKIFA, via the coding sequence ATGAGCAATATCCTGATTATCAACGCTAAAAAGCAATTCGGCCATTCTAACGGCGAACTCAACCAAACCCTGAGCGACGTGGCGGAAAGCTTCCTGCGCGATCTGCAGCACGATGTGCAGGTCACCGTGGTCGACGACGGCTATGACATCGAGGCCGAAGTACAGAAATACCTGTGGGCCGACGCGGTCATCTATCAGATGCCGGGCTGGTGGATGGGCGAGCCCTGGATCCTGAAAAAGTACATCGATGAAGTGTTCACCGCCGGTCACGGCAGCCTGTACGCCAGCGACGGCCGCACCCGCACCGATGCAGGTAAAAAATACGGCTCCGGCGGCCTGATTCAGGGCAAGAAATACCTGCTGAGCCTGACCTGGAACGCCCCGCTGGAAGCTTTCACCGATCCCGACCAGTTTTTCCACGGCGTCGGCGTCGATGGCGTTTATCTGCACTTCCACAAAGCCAATCAGTTCCTGGGGATGGAAGCGCTGCCGACCTTTATCTGCAATGACGTGATAAAACAACCGGATATCGAAACGGATATCGCACGTTATCGCGAGCATCTAGCGAAAATTTTTGCTTAA
- a CDS encoding putative quinol monooxygenase encodes MITVIAEIKAKPGHRATVLQAIEKLVPLVLAEEGCGEYTPMIDSNTQAPWQKLSPDSVFMLEKWESMAHLEKHLAIEHMLKHRDTIKDSVLGTEIYILENAL; translated from the coding sequence ATGATCACTGTAATTGCAGAAATCAAAGCCAAACCGGGCCACCGCGCCACCGTACTGCAAGCCATTGAAAAATTGGTGCCGCTGGTGCTGGCGGAAGAAGGTTGCGGCGAATATACGCCGATGATCGACAGCAATACCCAAGCCCCCTGGCAGAAGCTGTCGCCGGATTCGGTATTCATGCTGGAGAAATGGGAAAGCATGGCGCATCTGGAAAAACACCTGGCGATTGAGCACATGCTCAAACACCGCGACACCATCAAGGACAGCGTGCTGGGCACCGAGATCTACATTCTGGAAAACGCCCTGTAA
- a CDS encoding LysR substrate-binding domain-containing protein has product MKITLEELLAFTSVVDSGSITSAADQLGQTTSGISRALSRLENKLDTTLMRRTTRRLELTEEGQSFLSHARTIISSVENAEEQMAVRRQMPAGRLRINAAAPFMEHVIVPMVAGFRERYPQISLELNTDNLIIDLLEKRTDIAIRIGVLRDSTIHARALGASRLRILASPAYLQRCGVPQSVDELHHHCLLGFTQPESLNQWPLRYRQAPHFTITPTLAASSGETLRQLALRGEGIVQLADFMTRRDREEGRLVTLLEQETLDVRQPINAVYYRNTQLAARITCFLDYVSAHIDAQTL; this is encoded by the coding sequence ATGAAGATCACGCTCGAAGAATTGCTGGCGTTCACCTCGGTGGTCGACAGCGGCTCCATTACCTCCGCCGCCGATCAGCTCGGCCAGACCACCTCCGGCATCAGCCGCGCGCTCAGCCGCCTGGAGAACAAGCTCGATACCACCCTGATGCGCCGCACGACGCGTCGCTTAGAGCTGACCGAAGAGGGGCAGAGTTTCCTGAGCCATGCGCGTACGATCATCAGCTCGGTGGAAAATGCCGAGGAGCAAATGGCGGTGCGCCGGCAAATGCCAGCCGGGCGGTTGCGGATCAACGCGGCCGCGCCTTTCATGGAGCACGTCATCGTGCCGATGGTGGCCGGGTTCAGAGAACGCTATCCGCAAATTTCGCTCGAATTGAACACCGACAACCTGATTATCGATCTGCTGGAAAAACGCACGGATATCGCCATTCGCATCGGCGTGCTGCGTGATTCGACCATTCACGCGCGCGCGCTGGGGGCCAGCCGACTGCGCATTCTCGCCAGCCCGGCTTATCTGCAGCGGTGCGGTGTGCCGCAGAGCGTGGATGAGCTGCATCATCATTGCCTGCTGGGTTTTACCCAGCCGGAATCGCTGAACCAGTGGCCATTGCGTTATCGCCAGGCGCCACATTTCACCATCACGCCAACCCTGGCTGCATCCAGCGGTGAAACGCTGCGGCAATTGGCGCTGCGAGGCGAGGGGATCGTACAGCTGGCAGACTTCATGACCCGCCGCGATCGTGAAGAGGGCCGGCTGGTGACGTTGCTGGAACAGGAGACGCTGGACGTGCGCCAGCCGATCAATGCCGTTTATTACCGCAATACGCAATTGGCGGCGCGCATCACCTGTTTTCTTGACTACGTCAGCGCGCACATCGACGCGCAGACGTTATAA
- the parE gene encoding DNA topoisomerase IV subunit B, producing the protein MTQSSYNADAIEVLSGLEPVRRRPGMYTDTTRPNHLGQEVIDNSVDEALAGHAKRIDVILHADQSLEVIDDGRGMPVDIHPEEGVPAVELILCRLHAGGKFSNKNYQFSGGLHGVGISVVNALSKRVEVNVRRDGNVYSIAFENGDKVQDLTVTGTCGKRNTGTSVHFWPDEQFFDSPRFSVSRLTHLLKAKAVLCPGVEIYFIDKVNNTEQRWCYQDGLTDYLMEAVNGLITLPEAPFVGNFAGDTEAVDWALLWLPEGGELLTESYVNLIPTMQGGTHVNGLRQGLLDAMREFCEFRNILPRGVKLSAEDIWDRCAYVLSVKMQDPQFAGQTKERLSSRQCAAFVSGVVKDAFSLWLNQNVQAAEQLAELAISSAQRRLRAAKKVVRKKLTSGPALPGKLADCTSQDLAMTELFLVEGDSAGGSAKQARDREYQAIMPLKGKILNTWEVSSDEVLASQEVHDISVAIGIDPDSEDLSQLRYGKICILADADSDGLHIATLLCALFVRHFRSLVKGGHVYVAMPPLYRIDLGKEVFYALDEEEKAGVLEQLKRKKGKPNVQRFKGLGEMNPLQLRETTLDPNTRRLVQLTVAEDDVDQTLAVMDMLLAKKRSEDRRNWLQDKGDMAELAV; encoded by the coding sequence ATGACTCAATCCAGCTATAACGCTGATGCCATTGAAGTACTCAGCGGTCTAGAACCAGTGCGCCGTCGTCCCGGCATGTATACCGACACGACGCGCCCAAACCACCTCGGCCAAGAGGTGATCGATAACAGCGTCGACGAAGCGTTGGCCGGCCACGCCAAGCGCATCGACGTGATTCTGCACGCCGATCAGTCGCTGGAAGTGATCGACGACGGCCGCGGCATGCCGGTGGACATCCACCCGGAAGAGGGCGTGCCGGCGGTTGAGTTGATCCTGTGCCGGCTGCACGCCGGCGGTAAATTCTCGAATAAAAACTACCAGTTCTCCGGCGGCCTGCACGGCGTTGGCATCTCGGTGGTCAATGCCCTGTCGAAGCGGGTGGAAGTCAACGTGCGCCGCGACGGCAACGTTTACAGCATCGCCTTCGAAAACGGCGACAAGGTGCAAGATCTGACGGTGACCGGCACCTGCGGCAAACGCAACACCGGCACCAGCGTGCACTTCTGGCCCGACGAACAGTTCTTCGACAGCCCACGTTTCTCGGTATCGCGCCTGACTCACCTGCTGAAAGCCAAAGCGGTGCTGTGCCCCGGCGTCGAGATCTATTTCATCGACAAGGTGAACAACACCGAACAGCGCTGGTGCTACCAGGACGGCCTGACCGACTACCTGATGGAAGCGGTCAACGGCCTGATCACCCTGCCGGAAGCGCCGTTCGTCGGCAACTTCGCCGGTGACACCGAAGCGGTGGACTGGGCGCTGCTGTGGCTGCCGGAAGGCGGTGAGCTGCTGACCGAAAGCTACGTCAACCTGATCCCGACCATGCAGGGCGGCACCCACGTCAACGGCCTGCGTCAGGGGCTGCTGGACGCGATGCGCGAGTTCTGCGAATTCCGCAATATTCTGCCGCGCGGCGTGAAGCTGTCGGCGGAGGATATCTGGGATCGCTGCGCCTACGTGCTGTCGGTGAAGATGCAGGATCCGCAGTTCGCCGGGCAGACCAAAGAGCGTCTCTCCTCGCGTCAATGCGCGGCCTTCGTTTCCGGCGTGGTGAAAGACGCCTTCAGCCTGTGGCTGAACCAGAACGTTCAGGCGGCGGAACAGCTGGCCGAACTGGCGATTTCCAGCGCCCAGCGCCGTCTGCGCGCCGCCAAGAAAGTGGTGCGCAAGAAGCTGACCAGCGGGCCGGCGCTGCCGGGCAAGCTGGCGGACTGCACCTCGCAGGATTTGGCCATGACCGAACTGTTCCTGGTGGAAGGGGACTCAGCGGGTGGATCGGCCAAGCAGGCGCGCGATCGCGAATATCAGGCGATCATGCCGCTGAAGGGCAAGATCCTGAATACCTGGGAAGTCTCCTCGGACGAAGTGCTGGCCTCGCAGGAAGTGCACGACATTTCCGTGGCGATCGGCATCGATCCGGACAGCGAAGATCTCAGCCAGCTGCGCTACGGCAAAATCTGCATTCTGGCGGATGCTGACTCCGACGGCTTGCATATCGCCACGCTGCTGTGCGCGCTGTTCGTGCGCCACTTCCGTTCGCTGGTGAAGGGCGGCCACGTCTATGTCGCCATGCCGCCGCTGTACCGCATCGATCTCGGTAAAGAGGTGTTCTACGCGCTGGATGAAGAAGAAAAAGCCGGCGTGCTGGAACAGCTGAAGCGCAAGAAGGGCAAGCCGAACGTCCAGCGCTTTAAAGGCCTGGGCGAGATGAACCCGCTGCAGCTGCGCGAAACCACCCTCGATCCGAACACCCGCCGTCTGGTGCAGTTGACGGTGGCGGAGGATGACGTCGATCAGACGCTGGCGGTGATGGACATGCTGTTGGCCAAGAAGCGCTCGGAAGATCGCCGCAACTGGCTGCAAGACAAGGGCGACATGGCCGAATTGGCGGTCTGA